The following proteins come from a genomic window of Nitrospinota bacterium:
- the sppA gene encoding signal peptide peptidase SppA yields MLMGRDKIAVVDIIGTISDSEEIIKQIREYAKDSSVKGIILRIDSPGGGVVPSQEIYKEVLKVKNKGKKVVSSMGTIAASGGYYIASASNKIIANPGTITGSIGVIMEFPNIEELMRKVGLKTEIIKSGKYKDIGVATRSLSEEDREILKRVIDDVYEQFVSAVASGRNLPLEKIKRLADGRIFSGKQAVELGLVDGLGNLQDAISEAAKMTGIEGEPKIVREKFKKGLLFRLLNNKLFNKFFGYDFRNGYNFKFQYIWQY; encoded by the coding sequence ATGTTGATGGGTAGAGATAAAATAGCTGTTGTTGATATTATAGGTACTATTTCTGATTCTGAAGAAATAATAAAACAGATTCGAGAATACGCTAAAGACAGTTCTGTAAAGGGAATTATTCTCAGGATTGACAGTCCAGGAGGAGGAGTTGTCCCCTCCCAAGAGATATATAAAGAAGTATTAAAGGTAAAGAACAAAGGCAAAAAGGTTGTATCATCCATGGGAACTATTGCTGCTTCAGGTGGATATTATATTGCTTCAGCCTCAAACAAGATCATAGCCAATCCCGGGACTATTACTGGAAGTATTGGAGTAATAATGGAGTTCCCTAATATAGAAGAGTTAATGAGAAAAGTTGGTCTAAAAACAGAAATAATAAAAAGTGGCAAATACAAAGATATAGGAGTAGCTACGAGATCTCTATCAGAGGAAGACAGAGAAATCCTTAAGAGGGTAATTGATGATGTATATGAACAGTTTGTGAGTGCAGTAGCTTCAGGAAGAAATTTACCATTAGAAAAGATAAAAAGACTTGCTGATGGTAGAATCTTTTCAGGAAAACAGGCAGTGGAACTAGGATTAGTTGATGGTTTAGGAAATTTACAGGATGCTATTTCAGAGGCTGCAAAAATGACCGGAATAGAGGGAGAGCCAAAAATAGTAAGGGAGAAATTCAAAAAAGGGTTACTTTTCCGATTATTAAATAACAAATTATTTAATAAATTTTTTGGGTATGACTTTAGGAATGGATATAATTTTAAATTTCAGTATATTTGGCAGTATTAA
- a CDS encoding integration host factor subunit beta, producing the protein MTKAELVEKLADKIDLTKKQTEVIVNTIFGSITDALSNGDKVELRGFGSFRVRSRKPRQGRNPKTGVVVHIPAKKVPFFKAGKELKEMVDS; encoded by the coding sequence ATGACCAAAGCAGAACTGGTAGAGAAACTCGCGGATAAAATTGATCTAACGAAAAAACAGACAGAAGTAATTGTAAATACTATTTTCGGAAGTATTACTGATGCATTGAGTAATGGAGATAAGGTGGAACTGCGAGGTTTTGGGAGCTTTAGGGTTCGCAGCAGAAAGCCAAGGCAGGGTCGAAATCCCAAGACAGGTGTAGTAGTGCATATACCTGCCAAAAAAGTACCTTTCTTTAAGGCTGGAAAGGAACTTAAGGAGATGGTAGATAGTTAA